A region of the Culex quinquefasciatus strain JHB chromosome 1, VPISU_Cqui_1.0_pri_paternal, whole genome shotgun sequence genome:
tatccaacgagcccaacagattgaagatctgacaaacttatcgaaagttataagtacttcaGTGTTTGTAGTACACTTTTTTTAGGCCgggtctcagatattttgataaatataagtgttatttatacacttgttTGTGgctatgtgaggaaggcaccaaccacctaaaggtggattaagtaacgtttttaattttaagatcccaagattcggatttttttttaatttgaaaattttatgtgtTTGTCTAAATTTAGATTTGATGAGagatctaaatttctaaatgttgaaatttctattttttgtgcTTATAATTTttggcttttcaaaaatatgcgttctaagattgaaattttttttttattaaagtatgtctgtcgagatttttttaatggcgtggattgggttttgagaCGGCgccgatctggcaaccctgtctcaagttatggctacttaagtgataatgaaggctccaaccacataggtgaattaagttagtttttctattCTGCCCATGCTCTAAATATTTCATTTCTTGAGAGTtttaagtaatgttttttaGACGCGTGCATTTGAGATTCTTGaggaaaagaataaaaatagatgcaatattcaaagtttaaaaaaaaactagaacctCAAAACTTTTatgattattgaaaaaaatctgaagttaaaaaaataatatggaataattttttttcaataaatcagaaaatttaaaatttttgcaattttttattctaaaactcaaaaattacaaaagtttaAGTGTTCTATAATTCTCAAATTAACTTCCACCGTTTTTGTCGCCTTTTTAGATTCTTGAAAtctaataaggctttctagtcagaaatttaccaacacattcaaagtatgtttacatgacagctggacgtttgtttgcatcaggtttcctatctctttctagcaaaaaaaaattgtcaggcgacttctagctggttttttttgactgactgcccgatattaGTCTCCAACATACTTCACAGGGCTGTggcagctacagctcgatcattgtttgcatcaggacactgtgacgaggagttcgtcatttttgagttaaattatatttttttcactgggcctagaaagccttataacaGCATTTCAATAGCAGCATTTTGTAGTCACATTTTGGGTTACTTAAATCTCTGGATTCTAAAatctttgaatttcaaaattttcaaatcccgttatttttatttttgagttaaattttaaattaatgttttgttttgttttatttaataaattctaaatcattttcaagccacagtctcaacatttgaatgcaaaaggtGTTCTAAAATGCTTTTTGCattaatagggacgtggcgttacatcgtgctgccacctggttttttgaggtgcaagagtggaaaagtgctgtgtcatcgtctaaaaatagacggcgtcctatctcgcccagcaaaattaagtcgataaagtagtcagtttcgatgagaaaaagtggaaaacgtggtctaaaaatagcgacgccatccccctttTAGTGTTCAAAATATGTAAGTTTGACGAAAGCAATAATTTTAGCgaagaaaaactttttgcgatactaaacatcgaaaacTTCCaagatttcaaaagatttttaaatcatgctaaaaataattctaaacaaaggggaatgcattttaaattgatttaagctgattgcacttttaaatttccatagaaattttgaagtttcttgattttttttttgcctcctatctttagcatttttttgcgttccttctgacggagctttttaacaaaaacgggtttcttttcttttgtcaaacactttttgtattatttttttttcataaaaaaagagTTATTGTGAAACTCTCTTGTATGTTTgtcacattttttcatattgcgcggttttttttcgaattttccgtaacaaccctgcattgcttaaacgttttgaaaatatttgggaTCGGCCAACTTAAGTTTGGCAATATGTAGTTGTTATGTAAATATGTTAAAGttaaatattaaacaaaattagttaagtaattgcaaatatttcagtcttttttttttcttaacttatttttattaggtccttttaggtgctgtgaccaggttgggaccgaggatcagtaaaacaaaatataataacaaaaaaaaaaactcctcaaattccatacttggagatcatgtaactgacgagggttacttggtccaagcgggtcttgcaggtcttgaacctgccgatgtactcggagaaaatgccccacagctcagccgaactgtagagtacctccccggcttccttctccgtggctccaccgtctcgggggccaccttggctgcttcctgcgggacgagggcgatccttggattttccgtccggaactgcgcccggcagcggagggaactccgccggcgtaaacgccggaactgctggactctgcttctccgccttccttgccggcggtttcggttttgacgcctgctggcgcctccggatgaagtccgcacgcttagggcagctgcggtccgtggcttcgtgggctccagagcagttggcacaccgcttcggctcggcttcttggactttgcactcgtccgtcttgtggggacccccacagttgttgcacctgcctttcaggtgacagttcctggttccatgacccagctgcaagcagttcctgcactgagtcacgttcggccgcttgttccggtaggcctcccaccggatgatagtgcttgccacaaccttcattgcagagagattgcagagagcttcttcagattggtgtatcccttggggaagaccacaatgtacggaatttcgtccacggtggacttttccctccgcttgatggcatgcacctccagcgcgtccagcttgagatccctcttcagaagatacttgacctcgtccggtttcagttcatcaggaaaaccacgaagaaccacccgatgatttcgttcgctccgccgatcgtgggtgtagaattccactttcttcttcttgagtagctcttgcaacttgtcaaaatctttgacagagaagcaggtcaccttggttccaaatcgggttagtttgtaaatcggtttgaaaccatATTTACAACGTTCCACTATCGCCATgggcttgtaaaaatccgtggtgttcttcaccaccaaaggtggttgcttttgtttacctgccgactggccgggtggtggaaccgccggggcgtcccctcctcctgctgggctggcattgttgttgtttttgttatccgctagcgggctgaacttgttgttgttgagcagggtcttctcaactttttctccttcgatgccgattccagtgacctcgctggacttcttccgcttccgattcccgcggccgggacgaaaatcttcctcctcggaggattcctccacctccactGCCGTtatacgcataattgtcccatgttcgaaaaagtgcaactgagaaaaacgcgattgaaatttttcgaccgttttctgtgtttctacgcataattgtcccgtgggtctatactcgccctatgtgtccctaatcgccccagttagcagttgatcacccttttttgtgattctcttgctatacaaaaggtaaacaagacataatacttagtaaaactaatgattccgtgtaagaaaatacttggtgggacaattatgcgtagaagtttcacgatgggacaaacagacttggtgttgtttttcatgagttttcgaacaaagtaccagattttatgtgtttttcttaaagtacacatcaaactaaacttaaaaatgtcataaagtcaaaatcgcccaaaactgacatgggacaattatgcgtagaacggcagtccatctgtcaaaaacttccaagcacgcgagatgacaacacgagcaaaacacgtcttagcttaacttgtcgctggctggcgactgagtCCAAATATTTCATTCTGGGGAAATGGAATAGAATCCATTCtggtaattttggttaatttggattttttttcagccatttcggtaatttttgtcaatttggtaattttagtaatttttaatttgtaattatatttatgtacatataagtcatattggtaattttggtaatttaaatcagtttggtaattttagtcagTTTGATAGTTTTGTtcacttaagtttttttttttgcattttggtcatttcgatcattttagtcaatttcgtgattttggtcttttgggcattttaaccattttgattattttggtcattttggtaagttTGATGATTTTGGCCAGTTGAACAAGCCACCGGCTAAAAACTATAAAGTGCCATCTtttgtattttatcaaaaaatcagaatttttcaaaacggtgaaaaatcgaaattatttttttgcagctCCATTgtgaaactagttttttttcttgttattcTCTACTTttcttcatcaaaaaaataggataaaattaataatagaatcaaaaggaaaaaatgtctaaaaagttATTCTTTTCAGCTCTCAAATGGGTGCTATAAAGTTGAACAATTCAACATTTTGTATTAATAAATCatacttttcaatattattttgatCGAAACGGTGAACTTGTTTTACTAATCCCAAATTCTTTCTACGAAGTTTCTCCGATTTAGCACTTTGTACAAAAGAAATGATTTCGCCCAGCCAAAATTtattcttgagatttttttttttttacaacctTGAACAATCCGACAACCTTCAGGTCAGCCCATGAATTATTGGAAAGCTTTGGGACTCGTCACAGGAACAGTAGGACAGCTCGACCAGATTCGTGAATCTGCGGATAACATTGTGAATAGGACTTTCTTTCAGTAGCAATCAATCAAATTTGAAGTTTGTTAGTTAGCctacattttatttgtttgttataCTAAATATACATAGGGACCGACTAATCGCACCGAAATCCGAACCTTAACTTATTGGATTAAAAAAAGTGGGTTGACTATCGATTactgaggcaaaaaaaaaagaaaaagttctCAAAGTTGGAGTCGCTAATACTCTACCATTGGAGAATAAACTCCCTTTTCGCAGAAAACTTGAGAACGCTTAAAAACTCACACAAaagaaatctacaaaaaaaaaactcacttaaACGGGTTCGGATTGGCCTTGAACTCCTTCTGCTTGCGCAGCAACTTGAGCTCCCGCTCCTCGGCCAGCCGTTTTTCCTCCGCGTCGCGGCGTGCCTTCTCCTCCTTGGCCCGCTGCAGTTGCTCGTCAAACTGGCGTCGTTCCGCGAGCCTGGCGGACATGCGCAGATTGAACGGATCCTGCTTGACGACGGTTTTGGCGAGGACCGGCTGGAAGGGCGCTTCCTTTAGCACCCGGGCGTCGTGCGCCTTGAACTCCTTGGACGGTTCGGCGGGTTTGGTGCGGTCCTGGAGCTTCTTGGACTGGTCGGCGGCCTTTTTCAGCCGTTCCGGCTTCATCTGCTTGGGAGTTACGGGGATGGTGAATTTGGGTTCAACGTTTTCCTTTTTGCCATAACCCTGGGCGGTGTCCTTCGGCTCCTTGCGGGTAAAGTTCGGTGCCGGCCGGGCCTGGAACTTTTTCATCTCCTGCAGCTGGCGTTCCTCCTTTTCCCGCAGTGCCTTCCGGTGCTTCTCGTAGACCTGGGCGTACTTGTAGGCACGGTTGCACGCCTCCTGCTGCTGGATCTTGGCCTGGTCCAGCTTAGCGCGGGATTTCGACGGACCAGCTGCCACCGACGGATTGGGCTCGGAGGACTGGCAGCTAATcactccgtcgtcgtcgtcctcgtcctCCAGCTGTTGCCGCTCCATCTTGACGTTTCTGACTAAAGAGagttttaaacaattaaaattcaCAATCAAAAGGATATTCTGCTTCTTTTTAGCACGATTATTATTTACAGAAAAAACTGCCCGAAGTGTTGAGGCCGGGCTCGCCGACGCTGATGTTGTCCCAGTCGAAATCCATCCTCCAAACACAACAAACTAACTTAACTCAATCCACTTCACGTTTAGTCACTTCTCTTCGCACTAAATTTAGTAGGAATTTTTAGCGTTCACTTTGCTAAATCgtcaattttgttcaaaattggagaaaaaaatccgtttcaatttttttttagctttttggcTGCTGGCTGGGCTTGTTTTGACAGTTGGGCGGCGCGGTCtgctttgttttgaattttgctgTGCGCGCAGAGCTTTTTCGAAGTTCGAAAAAATCTCACGCTTGAATGTTCGAAAAAGCTGCTGAAGTTTGCAAAGGGCCAATTTGATTCTGCTGTTCCCCAGCCAATTCAATTCGAATTCTAAAACCGAATTCAATTCGCATCGTATACGAATTCTGTTTCGTTTGCTTTTGATGGActctttaattaaaaaaatgataaataaattaaattccgTTATACAGTTTTAGAGTCATATTTTAGTTAGAAACTAAAATTTAGAGAATTAAGAGATTGgaaattttgcaaataactttagGCAATAGAGTACGAACTGGTTTTACCATTCTagattatattttcaaaaggtcctatctgcataggaaactgTAGCGAAGCCTAAAGCGAAGCAAGCTTTGCCa
Encoded here:
- the LOC6048184 gene encoding uncharacterized protein LOC6048184, which produces MDFDWDNISVGEPGLNTSGSFFFRNVKMERQQLEDEDDDDGVISCQSSEPNPSVAAGPSKSRAKLDQAKIQQQEACNRAYKYAQVYEKHRKALREKEERQLQEMKKFQARPAPNFTRKEPKDTAQGYGKKENVEPKFTIPVTPKQMKPERLKKAADQSKKLQDRTKPAEPSKEFKAHDARVLKEAPFQPVLAKTVVKQDPFNLRMSARLAERRQFDEQLQRAKEEKARRDAEEKRLAEERELKLLRKQKEFKANPNPFK